A genomic region of Anas acuta chromosome 1, bAnaAcu1.1, whole genome shotgun sequence contains the following coding sequences:
- the LOC137857903 gene encoding cystathionine beta-synthase-like, which produces MAEMEMTNACLLMNGSCMGSQECKADSSWILPNLPSKCMWTAATPANKSPHSCIPLPEETKILPNILKKIGCTPMVRVNKIGKSYGLKCELLAKCEYFNAGGSVKDRISLRMVEDAERAGIIKPGDTLIEPTSGNTGIGLALVAAVKGYRCIVVLPEKMSMEKVDILKALGVEIVRTPCTRFDAPESNIRVAWKLKSEIPNSHILDQYRNPSNPLAHYDTTAEEILEQCEGKVHMVVIGSGTGGTVTGVARKLKEKCPECKIIGVDPDGSIVALPCELNRTNNTTIEVEGIGHDFIPTVLDRSVVDQWYKCNDRDSFLMARRLIREEGLLCGGSSGSAMSVAVRAAKDLKEGQRCVVILPDSVRNYMSKFVNDKWMIKNGFLNDVQEHKPWWWNIKVQKLNLSAPLILLPEVSCQKAIEILQEKGYDQAPVVAESGLILGMVTLSNTLTSVRAGNAQFSDPVTKVIYDQFSKIGLEDSLGKLSSILENDHFAIVVHTQMQFNGNGSSFMKQMVFGVVTAMDLLTFVSRNDKK; this is translated from the exons ATGGCAGAAATG GAGATGACCAATGCCTGCCTGCTCATGAACGGCAGCTGTATGGGAAGTCAGGAATGCAAAGCCGACAGCTCATGGATTCTTCCCAACTTGCCCAGCAAGTGCATGTGGACAGCTGCAACGCCTGCCAACAAGTCTCCACACTCCTGTATACCCTT gccagaagaaacaaagatcTTGCCCAACATCCTGAAGAAAATTGGCTGTACCCCAATGGTCCGAGTCAACAAGATCGGGAAGTCCTATGGGCTCAAGTGTGAGCTCT TGGCAAAATGCGAGTACTTCAACGCGGGGGGCAGCGTGAAGGACCGCATCAGCCTGAGGATGGTGGAGGACGCGGAGAGAGCGGGGATCATCAAGCCGGGAGACACGCTGATCGAGCCCACCTCGGGGAACACGG GAATCGGGCTGGCACTGGTAGCTGCAGTGAAAGGTTACCGCTGCATCGTCGTCTTGCCGGAGAAGATGAGCATGGAAAAG GTCGATATCCTGAAGGCGCTGGGCGTTGAAATCGTGAGGACCCCTTGCACCCGCTTCGATGCCCCGGAGTCCAACATTCGCGTTGCCTGGAAGCTGAAAAGTGAAATCCCAAACTCGCACATTCTGGACCAG TACCGAAATCCAAGCAACCCCCTGGCTCATTACGACACCACCGCCGAGGAGATCCTGGAGCAGTGCGAAG GCAAGGTCCACATGGTGGTGATTGGATCTGGCACGGGAGGCACCGTCACCGGCGTTGCCAGGAAGCTGAAGGAGAAGTGCCCAGAGTGCAAA ATCATCGGCGTAGACCCCGACGGCTCCATCGTCGCTCTGCCCTGTGAGCTGAACAGGACGAACAACACCACCATAGAGGTGGAGGGCATTGGCCACGACTTCATCCCTACTGTCCTGGACAGATCT GTGGTTGATCAGTGGTATAAATGCAACGACAGAGACTCGTTCCTCATGGCTCGCAGGCTGATCAGAGAGGAGGGATTACTGTGCG GCGGCAGCTCGGGCAGCGCCATGTCCGTCGCCGTGCGGGCAGCCAAGGACCTGAAGGAGGGTCAGCGCTGCGTCGTCATCCTGCCCGACTCCGTCAGGAACTACAT GTCCAAGTTCGTGAATGATAAGTGGATGATAAAAAACGGGTTCCTAAATGATGTCCAGGAGCATAAGCCTTG GTGGTGGAACATCAAGGTGCAGAAACTGAATCTCTCAGCCCCTCTCATTCTTCTCCCAGAAGTCAGCTGCCAAAAGGCGATTGAAATCCTGCAGGAGAAGGGATACGACCAGGCTCCCGTCGTTGCTGAATCAGG ACTCATTTTGGGAATGGTGACCCTCAGCAACACCCTCACCTCGGTGCGGGCTGGAAACGCACAGTTCTCAGACCCCGTTACGAAAGTCATCTACGACCAGTTCTCAAAG ATTGGCCTGGAAGACAGCCTTGGGAAGCTTTCCAGCATCCTGGAGAACGACCACTTTGCTATCGTTGTGCACACGCAAATGCAGT TTAACGGAAATGGCAGCTCCTTCATGAAGCAGATGGTGTTTGGTGTGGTCACCGCGATGGACCTCCTCACCTTCGTCAGCAGAAATGACAAGAAGTag